One Chlorobaculum limnaeum genomic window carries:
- a CDS encoding UDP-N-acetylmuramoyl-L-alanyl-D-glutamate--2,6-diaminopimelate ligase, with product MVLLDDLVAALGALIERRGACGPRAVTGVTCDSRQVAPGAVFVAVRGFSADGHRFVGAAVEAGAVAVVCEELPAERADSVCWLLVPDARKALAELSKAFYGNASDRLMIIGVTGTNGKTTTARLVTSMLNASGIFAGYIGTGLCRIGSRDIPLERTTPESNGLHDLFRQMVDAGCRAAVMEVSSHALVLDRVHGLRFRAAVFTNLTPEHLDFHATMEEYAEAKRLLFDRLDDEGFAVLNADDPRASFMVANLPPERVFCCTTGGGASFCDSAQRFEARVLEMSVEGTKAEVTFRGRMMAMQVPLPGAYNVMNMLEAFAVGVGLGIDPETAMRGLAAADAVDGRMERIWSHDRHRCAVVDYAHTPDALQKALEALRTVTPAGAKLAVVFGCGGNRDRQKRPEMGRIAAELADRVILTSDNPRDENPEAILDEIEAGMAGRAHLRIADRAEAIRRAVGQLGEGDILLVAGKGHEAYQEIRGVKQHFSDREHLEACFAQRP from the coding sequence ATGGTGCTGCTCGATGATCTCGTCGCCGCTCTCGGGGCGCTGATCGAGCGCCGGGGAGCGTGCGGGCCGCGTGCCGTCACCGGAGTGACGTGCGATTCGCGCCAGGTCGCGCCGGGCGCGGTGTTCGTGGCGGTGCGCGGTTTCAGCGCCGATGGCCACCGCTTTGTCGGCGCGGCGGTCGAGGCGGGCGCGGTGGCTGTGGTGTGCGAGGAGCTTCCGGCGGAGCGAGCCGATTCGGTCTGCTGGCTTCTGGTGCCGGATGCCCGCAAGGCGCTCGCCGAACTCTCGAAGGCGTTTTACGGCAACGCCTCGGATCGGCTCATGATCATCGGCGTGACCGGCACCAACGGCAAGACCACCACCGCGCGGCTCGTCACCTCGATGCTCAACGCCTCGGGCATCTTCGCCGGATACATCGGCACGGGGCTTTGCCGCATCGGCAGCCGCGACATCCCGCTCGAACGTACTACTCCCGAGTCGAACGGGTTGCACGATCTCTTCCGTCAGATGGTCGATGCCGGATGCCGGGCGGCAGTGATGGAGGTCTCCTCCCACGCGCTGGTGCTCGACCGCGTGCACGGCCTGCGTTTCCGCGCGGCGGTGTTCACCAACCTGACCCCCGAGCATCTCGACTTTCACGCGACGATGGAGGAGTACGCCGAAGCCAAGCGTCTGCTCTTCGACCGCCTCGACGACGAGGGTTTCGCCGTCCTCAACGCCGACGATCCCCGCGCGAGCTTCATGGTTGCCAATCTCCCGCCGGAGCGCGTGTTCTGCTGCACGACCGGCGGCGGCGCTTCGTTCTGCGACTCCGCCCAGCGCTTCGAGGCGAGGGTGCTGGAGATGAGCGTCGAGGGCACGAAGGCGGAGGTGACTTTCCGGGGCCGGATGATGGCGATGCAAGTCCCGCTGCCGGGCGCGTACAACGTCATGAACATGCTCGAAGCCTTCGCCGTGGGCGTCGGCCTCGGCATCGATCCCGAAACGGCGATGCGCGGTCTCGCTGCCGCCGATGCAGTGGACGGCAGGATGGAGCGCATCTGGAGCCACGACCGCCACCGCTGCGCCGTTGTCGATTACGCCCACACGCCCGATGCGCTGCAAAAGGCGCTCGAAGCGTTGCGGACCGTCACGCCAGCGGGCGCGAAGCTCGCCGTCGTCTTCGGCTGCGGCGGCAACCGCGACAGGCAGAAGCGCCCCGAGATGGGCCGCATCGCCGCCGAACTTGCCGACCGGGTCATCCTCACTTCCGACAATCCGCGGGACGAAAATCCCGAAGCGATTCTCGACGAGATCGAGGCGGGCATGGCGGGTCGGGCGCATCTGCGCATCGCCGACCGCGCCGAGGCGATCCGCCGGGCGGTCGGGCAGCTCGGCGAAGGCGACATTCTGCTGGTGGCCGGAAAGGGGCACGAAGCGTACCAGGAGATCCGGGGCGTGAAGCAGCACTTCTCCGACCGAGAGCATCTGGAGGCGTGTTTCGCGCAAAGGCCATGA
- a CDS encoding penicillin-binding protein yields the protein MNQQQTTPEAKGTSDHEFGLRLGVMTALMLLFFLAIVSKLLGIQVLDVKKYRAKASRQYEVMLTEKARRGRILDRQGRPLAESVESISFYADPKLVTDAGAAARLLSETFGKSRGHYLDLLRKKRRFVWLERNVPVAQAASLMSRKIEGIGFRREQHRHYLNVAAQLIGLTDRDNKGISGLEKSFDKELRGRDGVRVFQRSATGERYPAPDAEQVQPMNGNDVMLTIDADVQGILEEEIARAVAEFKASSAMGIVMDARTGEIIAMANYPTFDMNRRSGLTADQMRNRAVTDMFEPGSTFKIVMAAAATESLQWRVDQPVDGHGGTLTLYGKHIRDHEPFGVITFQKAISVSSNVIAATTAMKAGPEVFYRYARALGFGQKSGVGLIGESGGRLKPVSRWGKLTLPWMGYGYQVMATPLQVLQAYATMANDGTRMRPFVIRSVTDSEGKKVMENAPLKVAQALKPETSRYMAKEYFREVVENGTGKLAAIEGIPVAGKTGTAQKLHNGSYQGWRYYVASFAGFFPYDNPQYAAIIVVDEPQTEYYASAVAAPVFSRVCGRALASSLEMQKRLSMKAPEKELLDSISTVIVPDLKGLRESEAAKLLEWYGLKMEPAGSSGGSVISQSIAPGAKVQKETTVRVSLAKRVQQVMDTKQDRRVDGAAR from the coding sequence ATGAACCAACAGCAGACGACACCGGAGGCCAAAGGCACCAGCGACCATGAATTCGGCCTGCGCCTCGGCGTCATGACGGCGCTCATGCTGCTGTTTTTTCTGGCGATCGTTTCGAAGCTTCTCGGCATCCAGGTGCTCGATGTCAAAAAATACCGGGCAAAGGCGAGCCGCCAGTACGAGGTTATGCTGACCGAGAAGGCCCGGCGCGGTCGCATTCTGGATCGTCAGGGCAGGCCGCTGGCCGAGAGCGTCGAGAGCATCTCATTTTACGCCGATCCAAAACTGGTGACGGACGCTGGCGCGGCGGCGCGTCTTTTATCGGAAACTTTCGGCAAGAGCCGCGGCCACTATCTCGACCTGCTCCGGAAGAAGAGGCGCTTTGTCTGGCTGGAGCGAAATGTGCCGGTGGCGCAGGCCGCGAGCCTGATGAGCCGCAAAATCGAGGGCATCGGCTTCAGGCGCGAGCAGCACCGCCACTATCTCAACGTGGCCGCCCAGCTCATCGGACTGACCGATCGCGACAACAAGGGAATCAGCGGGCTTGAAAAGAGCTTCGACAAAGAGTTGCGTGGACGCGACGGTGTGCGGGTCTTTCAGCGTTCGGCCACCGGAGAGCGCTATCCCGCCCCCGATGCCGAGCAGGTGCAGCCCATGAACGGTAACGACGTGATGCTGACCATCGACGCCGACGTGCAGGGCATCCTCGAAGAGGAGATTGCCCGCGCGGTCGCGGAGTTCAAGGCAAGCAGCGCGATGGGTATCGTGATGGACGCCAGGACGGGCGAAATCATCGCGATGGCCAACTACCCCACCTTCGACATGAACCGCCGGAGCGGGCTTACCGCCGATCAGATGCGCAACCGCGCGGTCACCGATATGTTCGAGCCGGGTTCGACCTTCAAGATCGTCATGGCCGCGGCGGCCACCGAGTCGCTGCAATGGAGGGTGGATCAGCCGGTGGACGGCCATGGCGGCACGCTCACGCTTTACGGCAAGCACATCCGTGATCACGAGCCGTTCGGCGTGATCACCTTCCAGAAGGCGATTTCGGTGTCGAGCAACGTCATCGCGGCGACCACCGCCATGAAGGCCGGCCCGGAGGTTTTTTACCGCTACGCCCGAGCGCTCGGTTTCGGCCAGAAGAGTGGGGTTGGTCTTATCGGTGAATCAGGGGGACGGCTCAAGCCGGTTTCGCGCTGGGGCAAGCTGACGCTCCCCTGGATGGGCTACGGCTACCAGGTCATGGCGACCCCGCTCCAGGTGCTTCAGGCATACGCGACAATGGCTAACGACGGCACTCGCATGAGGCCGTTCGTCATCAGAAGCGTCACCGATTCCGAGGGCAAGAAGGTGATGGAAAACGCGCCGCTGAAAGTGGCTCAGGCTCTGAAGCCGGAAACGTCCCGATACATGGCAAAAGAATATTTCCGCGAGGTGGTCGAAAATGGCACCGGAAAATTGGCGGCTATCGAGGGAATACCGGTTGCGGGCAAGACCGGCACGGCGCAGAAGCTGCATAACGGCAGCTATCAGGGGTGGCGCTATTACGTGGCGTCCTTCGCCGGATTTTTTCCTTACGACAATCCTCAGTATGCGGCGATTATCGTTGTCGATGAGCCGCAGACAGAGTATTATGCGTCAGCCGTGGCGGCTCCGGTTTTTTCGAGGGTCTGCGGACGGGCGCTGGCCTCTTCTCTCGAAATGCAGAAACGCCTGAGCATGAAAGCCCCCGAAAAGGAGTTGCTCGACAGCATTTCGACAGTGATCGTTCCGGATTTGAAGGGGCTTCGCGAGAGCGAGGCAGCCAAGCTGCTTGAATGGTATGGCCTGAAGATGGAGCCTGCGGGGAGCAGCGGCGGCAGCGTGATTTCGCAGAGCATCGCTCCCGGCGCGAAGGTTCAGAAAGAGACAACGGTCAGGGTGAGCCTGGCGAAGAGAGTTCAACAAGTGATGGACACAAAACAAGACAGACGCGTCGATGGTGCTGCTCGATGA
- the rsmH gene encoding 16S rRNA (cytosine(1402)-N(4))-methyltransferase RsmH gives MDYQDYHEPVLAGESVSLLVTLPGVYIDGTLGGGGHSSLLLRHFETLGGESLLVGIDQDTHALEAAGQKLGAVGGNYRLVRGNFGMVKELVTPIARGAALPVMGFLLDLGVSSFQIDTPERGFSYLKDGPLDMRMDPDGPLTAADVVNDYDEAALAKLFFRYGEEPLGGRIARALVSARSAVPLTTTGELASVVRAACPRKDLAIKTLSRIYQALRIEVNDELGVLEQALADGFELLSPGGRLAVISYHSLEDRIVKRFFAARCSADWGPKGVALREPLKPAEAVLVTRKPVEAAADETLRNPRARSARLRVIQKL, from the coding sequence ATGGATTATCAGGACTACCACGAGCCGGTGCTTGCCGGAGAATCCGTGTCGCTGCTGGTCACGCTTCCGGGAGTGTACATCGATGGCACGCTTGGCGGCGGGGGCCATTCGTCACTGCTGCTCCGGCATTTCGAAACGCTCGGCGGCGAGTCGCTCCTTGTCGGCATCGATCAGGACACCCATGCGCTCGAAGCGGCGGGCCAAAAGCTCGGGGCGGTCGGCGGCAACTATCGCCTGGTCAGGGGCAACTTCGGCATGGTGAAGGAGCTTGTGACGCCAATCGCGCGCGGCGCGGCGTTGCCGGTCATGGGATTTCTGCTCGATCTCGGTGTGTCGTCGTTTCAGATCGACACGCCGGAGCGCGGATTCAGCTATCTCAAGGACGGTCCGCTCGACATGCGCATGGATCCGGACGGACCGCTGACCGCAGCCGACGTGGTCAACGACTACGACGAGGCCGCGCTGGCGAAGCTCTTTTTCCGGTATGGCGAGGAGCCGCTCGGCGGCAGGATCGCCAGGGCGCTCGTTTCGGCGAGAAGTGCCGTGCCGCTGACGACGACCGGCGAACTGGCCTCGGTGGTGAGGGCCGCCTGTCCGCGAAAAGACCTGGCGATCAAGACTTTGTCGAGGATTTACCAGGCGCTGCGCATCGAGGTCAACGATGAACTTGGCGTTCTCGAACAGGCGCTGGCGGATGGATTCGAGCTGCTCTCTCCCGGCGGACGGCTGGCGGTGATCAGTTACCATTCGCTGGAGGACAGGATTGTCAAGCGTTTTTTCGCCGCCAGATGTTCGGCGGACTGGGGGCCGAAAGGGGTCGCGCTTCGCGAGCCGCTGAAGCCCGCCGAAGCGGTGCTGGTCACCAGGAAGCCGGTCGAGGCCGCGGCGGACGAGACCCTTCGCAATCCGAGAGCGAGAAGCGCGCGTCTCAGAGTCATTCAGAAACTTTAA
- the mraZ gene encoding division/cell wall cluster transcriptional repressor MraZ: MPGFIGREQHSVDEKGRLLIPARFRRRFLSQSGDSGTDAPGRSIELYVFKADDGSLELYEPSVWNEKEQQLLKLSDFNPDERLLTTMIYSRLDQAELDRSGRIALSREMLDHAGIVRDAVIIGANAKMVVWEPIRLDRLLSDNAGRFAPLASRYI; this comes from the coding sequence ATGCCCGGATTTATCGGAAGAGAGCAGCATAGCGTCGATGAGAAGGGCCGACTTCTGATTCCGGCCCGGTTCCGGCGTCGCTTCTTGTCGCAGAGCGGCGATTCCGGAACGGACGCGCCCGGCCGTTCGATAGAACTCTATGTCTTCAAGGCCGATGACGGGTCGCTCGAACTCTACGAACCTTCGGTCTGGAACGAAAAGGAGCAGCAGTTGCTCAAGCTCTCCGATTTCAATCCAGACGAACGTCTGCTGACCACCATGATCTATTCGCGTCTCGACCAGGCGGAGCTCGACCGCTCCGGCAGGATCGCGCTGTCGCGGGAGATGCTCGATCATGCCGGCATCGTCAGGGATGCGGTCATCATCGGGGCCAACGCGAAAATGGTCGTCTGGGAGCCGATTCGTCTCGACCGGCTGCTGAGTGATAACGCAGGCCGGTTCGCGCCGCTTGCAAGCCGGTACATCTGA
- a CDS encoding IS630 family transposase → MEKIDIRKVSDRERALLRNQVIRLRKQGKGNNEVAELLGLSPETTSRWWQRYQREGQSMLAEPKRGRKHGEQRSLNPEQEKKIQKMIVDHYPEQLKLPFALWDRQAIQLLILQQFGINMPIRTVGHYLSRWGYTPQRPIRKAYEQRPAEVERWMQESYPAIKAKAKTENAEIYWADETGIATNGNLVRGYAPAGKTPELRLNARKEHISMISAINNQGKLRFMLYEDAMNSKRLIEFMKRLVKDAGRKVILILDNLKVHHSKPVKEWLGKHTEKIEVFYLPSYSPELNPDEYLNNDLKHAVHGNYGGVARSKAAIHDKTISHMRHLQKSPCKVEKLFDHPNVRYAKN, encoded by the coding sequence ATGGAAAAAATCGATATTAGAAAAGTCTCTGACCGGGAGCGCGCTTTATTGCGCAACCAGGTGATTCGCTTGCGAAAGCAAGGCAAAGGCAACAATGAAGTTGCCGAACTCTTGGGGTTGTCCCCTGAAACAACGAGTCGTTGGTGGCAACGATACCAGCGAGAAGGCCAGTCCATGCTTGCGGAGCCAAAACGGGGTCGAAAACATGGAGAACAAAGGAGTCTGAATCCTGAACAGGAAAAGAAGATTCAGAAAATGATTGTCGATCATTACCCTGAACAACTGAAACTGCCATTCGCGCTTTGGGATCGTCAGGCAATCCAACTCCTGATTCTTCAGCAGTTTGGCATCAACATGCCGATTCGCACGGTTGGCCACTACCTGTCACGCTGGGGCTATACACCGCAACGTCCGATCAGGAAAGCCTATGAACAGCGTCCAGCCGAAGTCGAGCGCTGGATGCAGGAGTCCTATCCAGCCATCAAAGCGAAGGCAAAGACTGAAAATGCCGAGATTTACTGGGCTGACGAGACCGGCATCGCAACCAATGGCAACCTGGTCAGAGGCTATGCTCCTGCCGGAAAAACGCCTGAGTTACGACTGAATGCGCGCAAGGAGCACATCAGCATGATTTCAGCGATCAACAACCAGGGCAAGCTTCGTTTCATGCTCTATGAAGATGCCATGAACAGCAAACGACTCATCGAGTTCATGAAGCGTCTGGTCAAGGATGCAGGCCGAAAAGTGATCCTCATTCTGGACAATCTGAAAGTGCATCACAGCAAACCGGTCAAAGAGTGGCTGGGAAAGCATACGGAAAAGATCGAGGTGTTTTATTTACCGTCCTACTCACCGGAATTGAATCCAGACGAATATCTGAACAACGATTTGAAACACGCCGTGCATGGCAATTATGGTGGAGTAGCCCGATCAAAAGCGGCAATTCACGACAAGACGATTTCGCATATGAGACATCTTCAGAAAAGTCCTTGCAAAGTCGAAAAACTGTTTGATCATCCCAATGTTCGCTATGCCAAAAATTGA